A genome region from Brachymonas denitrificans includes the following:
- a CDS encoding FKBP-type peptidyl-prolyl cis-trans isomerase, protein MTEATPSAAPGTPVVQADSFLTLHYRLSGPQGDVIDTFLEQPATLSLGTGELSPAIEEKLIGMPEGTHTTFELPAGAAFGERNPQMLQWLKRSVLKEMGDPNEEYAVGEVVQFPTPDAQGQFAGTVAELGEDAILFDFNHPLAGQPVTFEVQIIGVL, encoded by the coding sequence ATGACTGAAGCTACCCCCTCCGCAGCCCCCGGCACGCCCGTGGTGCAAGCCGATTCCTTTCTCACCCTGCATTACCGTCTGTCCGGTCCGCAGGGCGATGTGATTGACACCTTCCTCGAGCAGCCCGCCACGCTGTCGCTGGGCACTGGCGAACTCTCGCCGGCGATCGAGGAGAAGCTGATCGGCATGCCCGAGGGCACGCACACCACCTTCGAACTGCCGGCCGGCGCCGCCTTTGGCGAGCGCAATCCGCAGATGCTGCAGTGGCTCAAGCGCAGCGTGCTCAAGGAAATGGGCGATCCGAACGAGGAATACGCGGTCGGCGAAGTGGTGCAGTTTCCCACGCCCGACGCGCAAGGCCAGTTTGCCGGCACCGTTGCCGAGCTGGGCGAGGACGCCATCCTGTTCGACTTCAACCACCCGCTGGCGGGGCAGCCCGTCACCTTCGAGGTGCAGATCATCGGTGTGCTATGA
- the ispH gene encoding 4-hydroxy-3-methylbut-2-enyl diphosphate reductase produces the protein MTERNPSAPITAPDAGIVLAAPRGFCAGVDRAIDIVERALEKFGRPIYVRHEIVHNTHVVNDLKNRGAIFIEDLAEVPPGATLVFSAHGVSKAVQEEAAQRGFQVFDATCPLVTKVHVEVAKLAKEGYEFIMIGHKGHPEVEGTMGQLDSGIHLVEDVEDVARVQPSQTERLAVVTQTTLSVDDAAAITAAVRARFPNIREPKQQDICYATQNRQDAVKVLSRQADVVIVVGSPTSSNSNRLAELARRLGVPAHMVDNADELQPEWFKDAATVGITAGASAPEILVEEVVARVKAYGAVSVRTMDGVQETLKFPLPKGLKLDQ, from the coding sequence ATGACTGAACGCAATCCTTCGGCCCCCATAACCGCTCCCGATGCCGGCATCGTGCTGGCTGCGCCGCGCGGCTTCTGTGCCGGTGTGGATCGTGCCATCGACATCGTCGAACGCGCACTGGAGAAATTCGGCCGTCCGATCTACGTCCGGCACGAAATCGTGCACAACACGCATGTCGTGAACGACCTGAAAAATCGCGGCGCCATCTTCATCGAAGACCTGGCCGAGGTGCCACCCGGCGCCACGCTGGTATTCAGCGCGCATGGCGTGAGCAAGGCGGTGCAGGAAGAGGCCGCCCAGCGCGGCTTCCAGGTGTTCGATGCCACTTGCCCGCTGGTGACCAAGGTGCATGTCGAAGTCGCCAAGCTGGCGAAGGAAGGCTACGAATTCATCATGATCGGCCACAAGGGGCATCCCGAAGTGGAGGGCACCATGGGCCAGCTCGACAGCGGCATCCATCTGGTGGAAGACGTGGAAGATGTGGCCCGCGTGCAGCCTTCGCAGACCGAACGTCTCGCCGTGGTCACGCAGACCACACTCAGCGTGGACGATGCGGCAGCCATCACGGCCGCCGTCAGGGCGCGTTTCCCGAACATCCGCGAGCCCAAGCAGCAGGACATCTGCTACGCCACGCAGAACCGCCAGGACGCCGTCAAGGTGCTGAGCAGGCAGGCCGACGTGGTCATCGTGGTCGGCAGCCCGACCAGCAGCAACAGCAACCGCCTGGCCGAACTGGCGCGGCGGCTGGGCGTTCCGGCCCATATGGTCGACAATGCCGATGAGTTGCAGCCCGAGTGGTTCAAGGATGCTGCCACGGTCGGCATCACCGCCGGCGCGTCCGCCCCCGAAATCCTGGTCGAAGAGGTGGTGGCCCGCGTGAAGGCCTACGGAGCCGTTTCCGTGCGCACCATGGATGGCGTGCAGGAAACGCTCAAGTTCCCGCTGCCCAAGGGCCTCAAGCTCGACCAGTAA
- the serS gene encoding serine--tRNA ligase, whose product MLDILLLRKDLDNVVARLQTRKSPQPWLDVAAFTALEAERKTIQTRTEELQSQRNTLSKQIGQLKGKGDHAGAEAVMAQVGSIKQELETSAARLTEIQTAIDEILPGVPNLPHESVPVGKDEADNVELRRWGTPRQFDFEVRDHVDLGAPLGLDFDTGAKLSGARFSFLRGPVARLHRALAQFMLDVQTTEHGYTECYTPYIVNADSLRGTGQLPKFEADLFAAKKGGQESEEHPDNTPLYLIPTSEVPLTNTVRDTLLAESDLPIKLTAHSPCFRSEAGSHGRDTRGMIRQHQFDKVEMVQIVHPEKSYEALEEMTHHAEAILQKLGLPYRVIVLCTGDMGFGATRTHDLEVWVPAQNTYREISSVSNCEAFQARRMQARFKNAKGRNELVHTLNGSGLAVGRCLVAVLENYQQADGSIEVPEALRPYMGGVSVLRAD is encoded by the coding sequence ATGCTAGACATCCTCCTGCTCCGCAAAGACCTCGACAACGTAGTGGCCCGCCTGCAGACGCGCAAGTCGCCGCAGCCCTGGCTGGACGTGGCTGCCTTCACCGCCCTCGAAGCCGAGCGCAAGACCATCCAGACCCGCACCGAGGAGCTGCAGTCGCAGCGCAACACGCTGTCCAAGCAAATCGGCCAGCTCAAGGGCAAGGGCGACCATGCCGGTGCCGAGGCCGTGATGGCTCAGGTCGGTTCCATCAAGCAGGAGCTGGAAACCAGCGCCGCCCGCCTGACCGAGATCCAGACCGCGATCGACGAGATCCTGCCCGGCGTGCCCAACCTCCCGCACGAGAGCGTGCCGGTGGGCAAGGACGAAGCCGACAACGTGGAACTGCGCCGCTGGGGCACCCCGCGCCAGTTCGATTTCGAGGTGCGCGACCACGTGGATCTGGGTGCACCGCTGGGTCTGGATTTCGACACGGGCGCCAAGCTTTCGGGAGCGCGATTCAGCTTCCTGCGCGGCCCGGTGGCGCGCCTGCACCGTGCGCTGGCCCAGTTCATGCTGGATGTGCAGACCACCGAGCATGGCTACACCGAGTGCTACACGCCCTACATCGTCAACGCCGACAGCCTGCGCGGCACCGGCCAGTTGCCCAAGTTCGAAGCCGACCTGTTTGCCGCGAAGAAGGGTGGCCAGGAGTCGGAAGAGCATCCCGACAACACCCCGCTGTATCTGATCCCGACCAGCGAAGTGCCGCTCACCAACACCGTGCGCGACACCCTGTTGGCCGAATCCGACCTGCCGATCAAGCTGACGGCCCACAGCCCCTGCTTCCGCTCCGAGGCGGGCAGTCATGGCCGCGACACGCGCGGCATGATCCGCCAGCACCAGTTCGACAAGGTCGAGATGGTGCAGATCGTGCATCCAGAGAAGAGCTACGAGGCGCTGGAGGAAATGACCCACCACGCCGAAGCCATCCTGCAGAAGCTGGGCCTGCCGTACCGCGTGATCGTGCTCTGCACCGGCGACATGGGCTTTGGCGCCACGCGCACGCACGATCTGGAAGTGTGGGTGCCGGCGCAGAACACCTACCGCGAGATCAGTTCGGTCAGCAACTGCGAGGCGTTCCAGGCGCGCCGCATGCAGGCCCGCTTCAAGAACGCGAAGGGCAGGAACGAACTGGTGCACACGCTCAACGGTTCCGGTCTGGCCGTGGGCCGCTGCCTGGTGGCTGTGCTGGAAAACTACCAGCAGGCGGACGGCAGCATCGAGGTGCCCGAGGCGCTGCGCCCCTACATGGGTGGTGTCAGCGTGCTGCGCGCGGACTGA
- a CDS encoding response regulator, protein MSFLNQPHVLVVDDDPDVRDMVCDYLQEHELRATPCSSGREMIACFDSQAIDLVLLDLRLPGEDGLDLARQLRARATVPIILLTGRTEEADRVMGLELGADDYVTKPFSPRELLARVRAVLRRYQVQATLPQRDSARRAFRFAGWELNLRTRRLKSPDGSYVELSNGEISLLSALCQAPRRVMSRDQLLSMSRLHEAEVYDRTIDVQIRRLRLKLEADPAQPRLILTERGAGYLLACDVETLY, encoded by the coding sequence ATGTCCTTCCTGAACCAGCCCCATGTATTGGTCGTCGACGACGATCCCGATGTGCGTGACATGGTCTGCGACTACCTGCAGGAGCATGAATTGCGCGCCACGCCCTGCAGTTCCGGTCGGGAAATGATAGCCTGCTTCGACAGTCAGGCGATCGACCTGGTGTTGCTGGACCTGCGCCTGCCGGGCGAGGACGGGCTGGATCTGGCGCGCCAGTTGCGTGCGCGCGCCACCGTGCCCATCATTCTGCTAACCGGTCGCACCGAAGAGGCCGACCGTGTGATGGGGCTGGAACTGGGTGCCGACGATTACGTGACCAAGCCTTTCAGCCCGCGCGAGCTGCTGGCGCGCGTGCGCGCAGTGCTGCGGCGCTATCAGGTGCAGGCCACGCTGCCGCAGCGCGACAGCGCGCGCCGCGCCTTCCGCTTTGCCGGCTGGGAACTGAACCTGCGCACGCGGCGTCTCAAGTCGCCCGATGGTTCGTATGTGGAGCTGTCCAATGGCGAGATCAGCCTGCTCAGCGCCCTGTGCCAAGCGCCGCGGCGCGTGATGTCGCGCGACCAGCTGCTGTCCATGTCGCGCCTGCACGAGGCCGAGGTGTATGACCGCACCATCGACGTGCAGATCCGGCGGCTGCGGCTCAAGCTCGAGGCCGACCCGGCGCAGCCTCGGTTGATTCTGACTGAGCGCGGTGCCGGCTATCTGCTCGCGTGCGATGTCGAGACGCTGTATTGA
- a CDS encoding ATP-binding protein — protein sequence MPWMALLLAWLLLVLLTAAALWVMRSSTLSEQQRALHTLAVVASDELERGLDGVNEGLTAIGNAIEEDGMPGSEEEVSARLRRRVELMPMAQTLWLLDRHGAGVAGSDSIGFPEAESFRPALKPAGIDGLAFSPPFQDSHAAHPLVAIASSVDTARFGWVVAGVPADALLGAFQAALPEDEAQMLVYRRDGTLLASTPGASHPVSRQSRLVEQIPIEPYGLKVELLRSRDVVLHDWTNSAQIAGALLALLAVVMAVALWILQRAQRRHVQAQEALRRQQARGERLEVLGRMAGEVAHDFNNVLGAIAGYGEMALDKAEPGSAQARQLGRLMGATERGRALTERILAFSRGGARRSVVFRLQPVIEEVLEHVRSLQQPGIVLDVQLQAPQATVKGDPLQAYQAVLNLCVNAVQAMPQGGVLRVALGEERVAQEQVLSHSQLGAGDWLRLSVADQGRGIDPVSMEHLLEPFYTTRGGEGGTGLGLSVVHGAMVELHGAIDVQSRPGEGACFTLWFPVGSPALEPLSVPAEARAGGTIPRILVVDDEPELAELVASTLELLGYEATVETQSSRALALLQEQPARFAALLTDERMPDLSGTELVRALRTAGGALAQLPVLLVTGQGGPMLAARAQELGIGSILRKPLDRQELLQALEAMLHGTPAP from the coding sequence ATGCCCTGGATGGCTCTGCTGCTGGCCTGGCTGCTGCTGGTGCTCCTGACGGCGGCTGCCCTGTGGGTCATGCGCAGCTCCACCCTGAGCGAGCAGCAGCGGGCCCTGCATACGCTGGCCGTGGTGGCTTCCGACGAGCTGGAGCGTGGCCTGGACGGGGTGAATGAAGGCCTGACGGCCATCGGCAATGCCATCGAGGAAGATGGCATGCCCGGCAGCGAGGAAGAGGTGTCTGCAAGGCTGCGCCGCCGGGTGGAGTTGATGCCCATGGCGCAGACCCTCTGGCTGCTCGACCGGCATGGGGCTGGCGTGGCGGGTTCCGATTCTATCGGCTTTCCGGAAGCGGAGAGCTTCAGGCCGGCCCTCAAGCCTGCCGGCATCGACGGGCTGGCCTTCAGCCCGCCGTTCCAGGATTCCCATGCCGCCCACCCGCTGGTGGCCATCGCCAGTTCCGTGGACACGGCGCGGTTCGGCTGGGTGGTTGCCGGGGTGCCGGCCGATGCCCTGCTGGGGGCATTTCAGGCGGCCTTGCCCGAGGACGAGGCGCAAATGCTGGTGTACCGGCGTGACGGCACACTGCTGGCCTCCACGCCGGGCGCTTCGCATCCCGTGAGCCGACAGTCCCGGCTGGTGGAGCAGATTCCCATCGAACCCTACGGCCTGAAGGTGGAACTGCTGCGCAGCCGCGATGTGGTGCTGCATGACTGGACCAATTCTGCGCAGATCGCCGGTGCGCTGCTTGCGTTGTTGGCGGTGGTGATGGCGGTGGCCCTGTGGATTCTGCAGCGCGCCCAGCGGCGTCATGTGCAGGCGCAGGAGGCGCTGCGCCGGCAGCAGGCCCGGGGCGAGCGACTGGAGGTGCTGGGGCGCATGGCAGGCGAGGTGGCGCATGATTTCAACAACGTGCTCGGCGCGATTGCCGGCTATGGAGAGATGGCGCTGGACAAGGCCGAACCCGGCAGCGCCCAGGCACGGCAACTGGGTCGCCTGATGGGGGCAACGGAACGGGGCAGGGCGCTGACGGAGCGCATCCTGGCTTTCAGCCGCGGTGGCGCCCGGCGCTCGGTGGTGTTCCGGCTGCAGCCGGTGATCGAGGAGGTGCTGGAGCATGTGCGCAGCCTGCAGCAGCCGGGCATTGTGCTGGATGTGCAACTGCAGGCGCCGCAGGCAACGGTCAAGGGGGATCCGCTGCAGGCCTATCAGGCGGTGCTGAACCTTTGCGTCAATGCCGTGCAGGCGATGCCGCAGGGCGGTGTGCTGCGCGTGGCGCTGGGCGAGGAGCGCGTGGCGCAGGAGCAGGTGCTTTCCCACAGCCAGCTCGGCGCCGGAGACTGGCTCAGGCTGTCGGTGGCGGATCAGGGGCGGGGCATCGATCCGGTCTCGATGGAGCATCTGCTCGAGCCCTTCTACACGACGCGGGGCGGCGAGGGCGGCACGGGTCTGGGCCTGTCTGTGGTGCATGGCGCCATGGTCGAACTGCACGGAGCCATCGATGTTCAAAGCCGGCCTGGAGAGGGGGCGTGCTTCACGCTGTGGTTTCCGGTGGGTAGTCCCGCGCTGGAGCCGCTGTCAGTTCCTGCAGAAGCCAGAGCGGGCGGGACGATCCCGCGCATCCTGGTGGTGGATGACGAGCCGGAGCTGGCAGAGCTGGTTGCCAGCACGCTGGAACTGCTGGGGTATGAGGCAACGGTGGAGACGCAGTCCTCCCGGGCCCTGGCTCTGCTGCAGGAGCAGCCGGCGCGTTTTGCGGCCCTGCTCACGGACGAACGCATGCCGGACCTCTCCGGCACCGAACTCGTCCGTGCCTTGCGCACGGCTGGAGGAGCTTTGGCTCAGTTGCCGGTGCTTCTGGTCACCGGGCAGGGCGGCCCCATGCTGGCCGCGCGCGCACAGGAGCTGGGCATCGGCTCCATCCTGCGCAAGCCGCTGGACCGGCAGGAACTGCTGCAGGCGCTCGAGGCCATGCTGCATGGCACCCCAGCGCCGTGA
- a CDS encoding Pls/PosA family non-ribosomal peptide synthetase produces the protein MADSESDYVLRGPDLPDLLGEDILADLFEATAHRIPHKTALTHGERQLSYAELDASADAVMHRLIEAGIRAGDMVGLWLPRGIELLVLQLAIAKTGAAWLPFDAEVPVERIAICLEDAQARALLIDAHHGQPVLQQPDIQARILTAQELLQPLPEGIVLQRRQNASPDYTAYVIYTSGSTGKPKGIAITQRSICHFLRSENARLGVREDDRVYQGFSVAFDMSFEEIWISYLVGATLWIAPKEIAGDPEALPRALIENDITVLHAVPTLLALFAQDVPNLRIINLGGEMCPQTLVERWAHGRQMFNTYGPTEATVSASLAELKPGQPVTIGEALPNYGLLVIEVIDPDSIVDGKVPPLKILPFGETGELCITGPGVAAGFLGRPDLTAEKFLPNPWARNEQEARLYRTGDLARVETQTGGVQQMQCLGRADDQVKIRGFRVELGEIEAVLARQPGVGTTAVVLRNDDGIEQLVAFYVPSRSDTPATSALRNGLAGVLPPYMVPARFEPLPAMPRLSSGKIDRKVLKAQPLAAAAAAEGSDRPETPAEEALFGELEKLFPGQPVRRELDFFNDLGGHSLFAARLVSLLRQDARFAQTTVGDIYQHRRIGLIAEALQQRMDESGSAPAAERPFVLHSAWRRWRCGLAQGLVTPFLVLLKMAQWLAPFFTYHFYTGDPDDSLVYAVAMSIVAFLVTTLAEFVVAWAGKWLIAGRLKPGSYPLWGWTYFRWWLVDRLTEAVPTYMINGSPLYSWWLRALGAKVGAEVNLGSVTLRVPELISIGDGAAIGNAVNLENARVEGGMLHLGRIDIGREACIGSYVVLEGDTAIGEYGHLEGQSALGSGQRVPARKVWHGSPARERGDFDPASLPARPPVSTARLWFESAFFIVGALAVAVLFFMPVFPTFMLIDLMDVDAIAVRPLLDSGSISDWEAFGLRLVKFFILALPASLVFILATALIAALIRWAFLPKMRAGSWPLHSKRYLAKWLVNQIQESSLAVLHGVYATVYSATWYRLLGARVGKETELSTALGVVPDMLTLGDECFIADAVMLGDEHIDGGWMTVRPTVVSRRSFVGNGAYVPDGTTIPENVLIGVMSAVPRNASMQDGDTWVGSPPMHLPAREVVSGFPEHLTFAPSRLRKLGRGSVEAFRIAAPHALVIAVGYALVLDAMPLAARGRWDEVALDLAVGGVLFGLATFVFVALFKWLLLGRYKQRSVPMWTPFVWLSEAATNLYEGITVPWFLRYLRGTPWLSDAFNLLGARIGRGVYMDTTDITEFDCVHIGDHSELNALCCPQTHLFEDRVMKVDHVRIGSRVTLGARCTVLYGAQVADGAQLGPLTLVMKGEAIPAGTRWHGLPATPWRA, from the coding sequence ATGGCAGACTCAGAAAGCGACTATGTCTTGCGCGGCCCCGACTTGCCCGACTTGCTGGGCGAGGACATCCTGGCAGACCTGTTCGAGGCCACGGCACATCGCATTCCCCACAAAACCGCGCTGACGCACGGAGAGCGCCAGCTCAGCTATGCCGAGCTGGATGCCTCGGCCGATGCGGTGATGCACCGGCTGATCGAGGCCGGCATCCGGGCGGGCGACATGGTCGGCCTGTGGCTGCCGCGCGGCATCGAACTGCTCGTGTTGCAGCTTGCCATTGCCAAGACCGGTGCCGCCTGGCTGCCCTTCGACGCCGAGGTGCCGGTCGAGCGCATTGCCATCTGCCTGGAAGATGCGCAGGCGCGTGCCTTGCTGATCGACGCGCACCATGGCCAGCCGGTGCTGCAGCAGCCCGACATCCAGGCGCGCATTCTCACGGCGCAGGAACTGCTGCAGCCGCTGCCCGAGGGCATCGTGCTGCAGCGCCGCCAGAATGCCTCGCCGGATTACACGGCTTACGTCATCTACACCAGCGGCTCCACCGGCAAGCCCAAGGGCATTGCCATCACGCAGCGCAGCATCTGCCATTTCCTGCGCAGCGAGAACGCCCGCCTGGGTGTGCGCGAGGACGATCGTGTCTACCAGGGCTTCTCGGTCGCCTTCGACATGTCCTTCGAGGAGATCTGGATCAGCTACCTGGTCGGCGCCACGCTCTGGATCGCCCCCAAGGAAATCGCCGGCGATCCCGAAGCCCTGCCGCGCGCCCTGATCGAGAACGACATCACCGTGCTGCACGCCGTGCCCACGCTGCTGGCGCTGTTCGCCCAGGATGTGCCCAATCTGCGCATCATCAACCTGGGTGGCGAGATGTGTCCGCAGACGCTGGTCGAGCGCTGGGCGCATGGCCGGCAGATGTTCAACACCTATGGCCCGACGGAAGCGACGGTTTCAGCCTCGCTGGCCGAGCTCAAGCCGGGCCAGCCGGTCACCATCGGCGAGGCGTTGCCCAACTACGGCCTGCTGGTGATCGAGGTGATCGATCCCGACAGCATCGTGGATGGCAAGGTGCCCCCGCTCAAGATCCTGCCGTTTGGCGAAACCGGCGAGCTGTGCATCACCGGCCCCGGCGTGGCCGCCGGCTTCCTGGGCCGCCCCGACCTGACGGCCGAGAAATTCCTGCCCAATCCCTGGGCCCGCAACGAACAGGAAGCGCGCCTGTACCGCACGGGCGACCTGGCCCGCGTCGAAACGCAGACCGGTGGCGTGCAGCAGATGCAGTGCCTGGGTCGTGCCGATGACCAGGTGAAGATTCGCGGCTTCCGCGTCGAACTCGGCGAAATCGAAGCCGTGCTGGCACGCCAGCCGGGCGTGGGGACTACCGCCGTGGTGCTGCGCAATGACGATGGCATCGAGCAGCTGGTCGCATTCTATGTCCCCTCCCGCAGCGACACGCCGGCCACGAGTGCATTGCGCAACGGTTTGGCCGGGGTGCTGCCGCCCTACATGGTGCCCGCGCGCTTCGAGCCGTTGCCGGCCATGCCGCGCCTGTCCAGCGGCAAGATCGACCGCAAGGTGCTCAAGGCACAGCCGCTGGCGGCTGCAGCGGCTGCAGAAGGCAGCGACCGGCCCGAAACTCCCGCCGAGGAGGCGCTGTTCGGCGAACTGGAAAAACTGTTCCCCGGCCAGCCGGTGCGGCGCGAACTGGACTTCTTCAATGACCTGGGTGGCCATTCACTGTTCGCCGCGCGCCTGGTGTCGCTGCTGCGGCAGGACGCCCGCTTTGCCCAGACCACGGTCGGCGACATCTACCAGCACCGCCGCATCGGCCTGATCGCCGAGGCGCTGCAGCAGCGCATGGACGAATCCGGCAGCGCCCCCGCGGCCGAGCGCCCCTTTGTGCTGCACAGCGCCTGGCGCCGTTGGCGCTGCGGGCTGGCGCAAGGCCTGGTCACGCCGTTCCTGGTGCTGCTCAAGATGGCGCAATGGCTGGCGCCGTTCTTTACCTACCATTTCTATACCGGCGATCCGGACGACTCGCTCGTGTATGCCGTTGCCATGTCGATCGTGGCCTTCCTTGTCACCACGCTGGCCGAATTTGTCGTTGCCTGGGCCGGCAAATGGCTGATTGCCGGCCGGCTGAAGCCAGGCAGCTATCCGCTCTGGGGCTGGACCTATTTCCGCTGGTGGCTGGTTGACCGGCTGACCGAAGCCGTTCCCACCTACATGATCAACGGCTCGCCGCTCTATTCCTGGTGGCTGCGCGCGCTGGGTGCGAAGGTGGGGGCCGAAGTCAACCTGGGTTCGGTGACCTTGCGTGTGCCCGAGCTCATCTCCATCGGCGACGGTGCCGCCATCGGCAACGCGGTCAACCTGGAAAACGCCCGCGTCGAAGGCGGCATGCTGCATCTGGGCCGCATCGACATTGGCCGGGAAGCCTGTATCGGCTCCTACGTCGTGCTGGAGGGCGACACGGCCATTGGCGAATACGGCCATCTGGAAGGGCAGTCGGCGCTGGGCAGCGGCCAGCGCGTGCCGGCACGCAAGGTCTGGCATGGCTCACCCGCGCGCGAACGGGGGGATTTCGACCCCGCCAGCCTGCCGGCACGTCCGCCGGTCAGTACCGCACGGCTGTGGTTCGAAAGCGCCTTCTTCATCGTGGGGGCCCTGGCCGTCGCGGTCCTGTTCTTCATGCCGGTATTCCCGACCTTCATGCTGATCGACCTGATGGACGTGGATGCCATCGCGGTGCGCCCGCTGCTGGATTCGGGCTCGATCAGCGACTGGGAAGCGTTCGGGCTGCGCCTCGTCAAGTTCTTCATCCTGGCGCTGCCGGCCAGCCTGGTGTTCATCCTGGCCACGGCGTTGATAGCGGCCCTGATCCGCTGGGCCTTCCTGCCGAAGATGCGCGCCGGCTCCTGGCCCCTGCACAGCAAGCGCTATCTGGCCAAGTGGCTTGTCAACCAGATTCAGGAATCCAGTCTGGCGGTGCTGCACGGGGTGTACGCCACGGTGTATTCCGCCACCTGGTACCGGCTGCTGGGCGCCAGGGTCGGCAAGGAAACCGAGCTGTCCACCGCGCTCGGCGTGGTGCCCGACATGCTCACGCTGGGCGACGAATGCTTCATCGCCGATGCGGTGATGCTGGGAGACGAGCACATCGACGGTGGCTGGATGACGGTCAGGCCGACCGTGGTGTCGCGCCGCAGCTTTGTCGGCAACGGTGCCTACGTGCCGGATGGCACCACCATTCCCGAAAACGTGCTGATTGGCGTGATGAGCGCCGTGCCGCGCAACGCCTCGATGCAGGACGGCGACACCTGGGTTGGTTCGCCGCCCATGCACCTGCCGGCGCGCGAAGTGGTGAGCGGTTTCCCCGAACACCTTACATTTGCCCCCTCGCGCCTGCGCAAGCTGGGGCGCGGCAGCGTCGAGGCGTTCCGTATTGCAGCGCCCCATGCGCTGGTCATCGCCGTGGGCTATGCCCTGGTGCTCGATGCCATGCCGCTGGCGGCCCGTGGCCGCTGGGATGAAGTCGCGCTGGATCTGGCGGTGGGCGGCGTGCTGTTCGGGCTGGCCACCTTCGTCTTCGTGGCCCTGTTCAAGTGGCTGCTGCTGGGCCGCTACAAACAGCGCTCGGTGCCGATGTGGACGCCGTTCGTCTGGCTGTCCGAGGCAGCGACCAACCTCTACGAGGGCATTACCGTGCCCTGGTTCCTGCGCTACCTGCGCGGCACGCCGTGGCTGTCCGATGCCTTCAACCTGCTGGGAGCGCGTATCGGCCGTGGCGTCTACATGGACACCACCGACATCACCGAATTCGATTGCGTGCACATCGGCGACCACAGCGAACTCAACGCCCTGTGCTGCCCGCAGACGCACCTGTTCGAGGACCGCGTGATGAAGGTGGACCATGTGCGCATCGGCAGCCGCGTGACGCTGGGCGCGCGCTGCACCGTGCTGTACGGAGCCCAGGTGGCGGATGGCGCGCAGCTCGGGCCGTTGACGCTGGTGATGAAGGGCGAAGCGATTCCGGCCGGCACGCGCTGGCACGGCCTGCCGGCCACACCCTGGAGGGCGTGA
- the ppk2 gene encoding polyphosphate kinase 2, whose translation MSQEVMDSYDEFLELELEDADSLIGHEAGEGHHSTLDRRLYFRELLRLQAELVKLQDWVQFTKEKVVIVFEGRDSAGKGGVIKRITQRLNPRVVRVAALPAPNDRERTQWYFQRYVSHLPAGGEIVLFDRSWYNRAGVEHVMGFCTDDEYEEFFRSAPEFERMLVRSGIRLLKYWFSISDEEQHSRFLSRIHDPLKQWKFSPMDLQSRVRWEAYTKAKEVMLERTHIEEAPWWVVQAVDKKRARLNCISHILESLPYTEVDRPEVILPERTRHPDYVRHPIPEAMYVPERY comes from the coding sequence ATGAGCCAGGAGGTCATGGACAGCTATGACGAATTCCTGGAACTCGAGCTGGAAGATGCCGACAGCCTGATCGGCCACGAGGCCGGCGAGGGCCACCACAGCACACTGGACCGCCGCCTGTATTTCCGTGAACTGCTGCGCCTGCAGGCCGAACTGGTCAAGCTGCAGGACTGGGTGCAGTTCACCAAGGAAAAGGTGGTGATCGTGTTCGAGGGGCGTGATTCGGCCGGCAAGGGCGGCGTCATCAAGCGCATCACCCAGCGCCTGAACCCGCGCGTGGTGCGCGTGGCCGCGCTGCCCGCACCCAACGACCGCGAACGCACGCAGTGGTATTTCCAGCGCTACGTCTCGCACCTGCCCGCGGGCGGCGAAATCGTGCTGTTCGACCGCAGCTGGTACAACCGTGCCGGCGTCGAGCACGTGATGGGTTTCTGTACCGATGACGAATACGAGGAGTTCTTCCGCAGCGCGCCCGAATTCGAGCGCATGCTGGTGCGTTCGGGCATCCGCCTGCTCAAGTACTGGTTCTCCATCAGCGACGAGGAGCAGCACAGCCGCTTCCTGAGCCGCATCCACGATCCGCTCAAGCAGTGGAAGTTCAGCCCCATGGACCTGCAGAGCCGCGTGCGCTGGGAGGCCTACACCAAGGCCAAGGAGGTGATGCTGGAGCGCACCCATATCGAGGAAGCCCCCTGGTGGGTGGTGCAGGCGGTGGACAAGAAGCGTGCCCGCCTCAACTGCATCAGCCATATCCTTGAGAGCCTGCCCTATACCGAGGTGGATCGCCCCGAAGTGATCCTGCCCGAGCGCACCCGCCACCCCGATTACGTGCGTCATCCGATTCCCGAGGCCATGTACGTGCCCGAGCGCTACTGA